From Selenihalanaerobacter shriftii, the proteins below share one genomic window:
- the mobA gene encoding molybdenum cofactor guanylyltransferase produces MAAIILAGGKSSRMEGANKHLMEFRGETMIGYLIKKLKTVFTEIIISTKDENLYQEYDVQIAVDDFNHQGPLSGIHAGLMASNDHHNLVIGCDMPLLNLKLIEYMLGQQLPDLLVPRINGQFEPLHAIYSKECIIKIEESIKKEQYKIMDFWPTVEVKYIEEAEIKEFDPHLYSFFNVNTRDDYNQVLKVLNRLD; encoded by the coding sequence ATGGCAGCCATAATACTTGCTGGTGGTAAAAGTTCTAGAATGGAAGGGGCTAATAAGCATTTAATGGAATTTAGAGGAGAAACTATGATTGGGTATTTAATAAAAAAATTAAAGACAGTATTTACGGAGATTATTATATCAACTAAAGATGAAAATTTATATCAAGAATATGATGTCCAAATAGCTGTTGATGATTTTAACCATCAGGGGCCTCTTAGTGGAATACATGCAGGTTTAATGGCTAGTAATGATCATCATAATTTAGTTATTGGCTGTGATATGCCTTTATTGAATCTGAAATTAATAGAATATATGTTAGGTCAACAACTACCTGATCTTCTTGTCCCTAGAATAAATGGTCAATTTGAACCACTCCATGCTATTTATAGTAAAGAATGTATTATTAAGATAGAAGAATCAATAAAAAAAGAACAGTATAAGATCATGGATTTTTGGCCAACAGTAGAAGTTAAATATATAGAAGAAGCAGAAATTAAAGAATTTGATCCACATTTATATTCTTTTTTTAATGTTAATACCAGAGATGATTATAATCAAGTTTTAAAAGTTTTAAATAGACTTGATTAA
- a CDS encoding Crp/Fnr family transcriptional regulator, with amino-acid sequence MRRCVKCSVRMNSILAELSSEELKEVEKLLIDQEVKDGEKLFYQGEDMHGCYIVKSGKIKLYKSSLNGQGQILRVVAPGEIVGLCALRDKSNYGHTAEAIGDSVVCYLNKSKLDKLFTINASLTKNFISALTDEVTNAYNRIFLLGTKSAKEKVANLLISLATGENKELVDGMQLNLTLTRAEMADMLGVSMETAIRVISGFKNKGLIIGQGKNLIIKDAAGLKAVVNGN; translated from the coding sequence ATGAGAAGGTGTGTTAAATGTTCAGTTAGAATGAATAGTATTTTAGCTGAATTATCCTCAGAAGAATTGAAAGAGGTCGAAAAATTATTAATTGATCAAGAAGTTAAAGACGGGGAGAAACTTTTTTACCAAGGAGAAGATATGCATGGTTGCTATATAGTAAAATCAGGAAAAATAAAATTATATAAAAGTTCATTAAACGGTCAAGGACAGATATTACGTGTTGTAGCTCCTGGAGAAATAGTAGGATTGTGTGCATTAAGAGATAAGAGTAATTATGGACATACTGCAGAAGCTATAGGTGATTCAGTAGTCTGTTACTTAAATAAGAGTAAGTTAGATAAATTATTTACTATAAATGCTTCTTTAACTAAAAACTTCATTTCTGCATTAACTGATGAAGTTACAAATGCATATAATAGAATCTTTTTGTTAGGAACTAAATCGGCGAAAGAGAAAGTAGCTAATCTATTAATCTCCTTAGCTACTGGTGAGAATAAAGAATTAGTCGACGGAATGCAATTAAACTTAACTTTAACTCGGGCAGAAATGGCAGATATGCTAGGGGTTTCCATGGAGACGGCTATTAGAGTAATTAGTGGTTTTAAGAATAAAGGATTAATTATTGGTCAAGGCAAGAATTTAATTATAAAAGAT